A segment of the Lolium perenne isolate Kyuss_39 chromosome 3, Kyuss_2.0, whole genome shotgun sequence genome:
TCGTGGTAGAACAACAAAACAGCCACCAAACTTTGTTCAGATTGTGAAGAGGGGAACATCCTCCAACTGAATTCCATCGCAAGTGCTATTGCTCGTCCAACCAAATAGCTGCTTGTTTCCAACAGAGAACAGACATAGCGTAGCATCAATTTGAATTAAGATTTAGTTCTGCTGCATTAATCTCATTCGTCTCGTCATAATTTTTGCGTGTGTCAGAACTTGGAACAAACCACATTTTTAAACAAACACGTTCACAAACTCAGAACAAACCATTCTTGTTCTTTTACATTGTCACGTTCGACAAAACAAAGGAGAGAGAGACCTTTGCCTCTCGGGGAAAGAGAGAGAGAAACCCCAAATCCTCTCCAGTCCCCAGTCCCCAATCCAATCGACCGGGGGGCGAAatgagccaccgccgccgccggccctccTCGCCGCCACCACTACCGGCGCATCCGCTGGAAGACAACGCCCTCCTCCACGACATCTTGCTCCGCCTCCCGCCgcagccgccctacctcctgcgcGCGTCCATCGTCTCCAAGCGCTGGCGACGCCTCGCCACCGACCCCAAGTTCCTCCGCCGCTTCCGCGCCCACCACGGGAAGCCTCCCCTCCTGGGCGACTTCTCGTACGAAGTAGGATCATTCTCCTTCAGATCCACCCTCGACCCGCCCTACCGCATCCCTCCCCGCCGCCTCTCCCTGCGGCCGGACGGCAGCGAGGGATGGGCGTGCCTCGACTGCCGCCACGGACGCATACTCTTCGACGACTGCAGGCGGAGGCGGGTCATCGTGTGGGACCCCATCACCGACGGCCGCTGCGTCCTAGCCTACCCGCAGCAGTTCCGCGACTCCGGGATTGTGCAAATCCACAGCGGGGCGGTGCTCTGCGCCGCCGGCGACCAGGGCCACGTGCATGGCGCCTGCCAGTCGATCCCTTTCAAACTGGTCGGGCTCAGCGCTTGGCACCACAATGATGTAGCCAGCATCTTCGCAAGTGTCTACTCTTCCGAGACTGGCGTATGGAGTGATCTCGTCTCAACAACGCTCCCACGGAAGGGTATAAATCTTTTGAGTCACAGCGCACTTGTTGGTAACACCCTTCACTGGCTGGTCACCACAAATAGCATACTGGAGTTTGATTTGGTCGCACAGACGTTAGCTGTGACCAAGAGGCCTCTTGGTGCTCCTCCTCGCCATGACAATGTTCAGATCACCCGGTCAGAGGATGGCGGTGTTGGCTTCGCTGCTTTGTCCGGCTCTCGCTATGACCCTTGCTTGCAAATGTGGGACAGGAAGGTCGATCCGGATGGAGCTGCCACATGGGTGTTGCGCAAGACTGTTGAACTGCAGAAGATTCTTGGATTGGACTCTATGATTGAGAAGAACAAGGCATCTATACTGCACTACTTGGATGATGCTCATGCAATCTTTTTGAGGGTATATTCATCTGTCTACATGGTTCAGCTTGAGTCAATGCAGTCTAAGGAACTTTTCAAAAGCATCCATAATTGCATCTATCGTCCTTTCACAAGTTTCTGGACCGAAGGTAACTGCTTGATCATCTTAACATTGGGCAACTCCTAAATCCAATTGTTTTTCATAGGAATAACTACTGTACTTCTGAAGTGCTAATTACAAAGTTGACATTTTTCTATTAACTTATAGCCATATTGTCTTTTATGTTATCAGTGAACTGTGGGTGCCTATGTTACATTATTGTTCATCTGCACACACTTATGTACACCTCTTTTCAGCATGAACCACACACAAGGTGGAAAATTGACAACAAGCGAACTACAAAGTAGACTTGAATTGGAGACCGTGGCAAATGACTAATTTAGTTGGCACATTTTGGGGAGTAAATACAATTCTATTTGGTCAGTCCGTAATTGTCTCTGAGAAAAATTATCACTGCTGATCTTGCTATTAACCATAAATCTAACTCAGCTATTGTACCTTAGGAAATATAGGTAGTACTATTCTATTTCTATCTTTTGTTGAGGAGTTGTCCTGCAAGTGTTTGCATGGGAGAGGTTTAAAATAGTTGTATTTGACAGAAAGTACATGACCGATTGCATGCCTTAAATTGTGCAGCAGCCACTTTTTTCTCATTGTCAGTTGTTCAGTGCAGTTTGGTTACTGTTTTTTTCCACATGTTATGCTTGTTTTGGTCTAAGAAGCTGGTCTGCGTATTCATCAGTTCCTGAAAGGATCATTATTGGTGTTAGGAAGCAGCACCTTGCATGAGATggaataatatttctgctgttagACATTTTTATGAAGTTTCTGTTGTGAACTTGGCGCCACTGTTTTATTTCTACTAGTACGTTCTGATTGTGGTATCCTCTACTTGTGTCCGGTACTGTAGGGTTATAACGGACTTTTTGCGAGAAGACCAGTAATATAATATGAGACCATTGATCTGTGTACTAGCTGATAGCATATCCTAGACTTTGGATTTATATATCAATACACACCAGCAATATTATTTTTCATATGAAACATGTATTTTGTGGTTGCTGATGCCTATTAAGGTGTCATGTGGGATCCCACCAAAATCCCACATATAGTTCATTTTCGATTTTTAGTACAAATTTGGTCTTAAAATTTACACTAGAAAAGGCAAAATGAACTATAAGTTGGACTTTGGCGGGATCCCACTTGCATTGCCTATAGGTATAAAATAATAATGCTTATTGATACAAGAAAGGTTTACTGATGTCCTCTTCCTCAAATTTGCAGTAGAGAACAAACACACTGAAGGTGTGTCAAATTGGCATCTTGATTTGCACTTGTAGCTTAAAATTTGTTGCATGTTTTCATCTAAAAAATCTGACGGCACATGATTATTTTGTATTTCAggttgctagtgtgtgcatactcatcttcctcttcatgcTCTTTTATCACTTTCTAATGC
Coding sequences within it:
- the LOC127344272 gene encoding uncharacterized protein isoform X3 — translated: MSHRRRRPSSPPPLPAHPLEDNALLHDILLRLPPQPPYLLRASIVSKRWRRLATDPKFLRRFRAHHGKPPLLGDFSYEVGSFSFRSTLDPPYRIPPRRLSLRPDGSEGWACLDCRHGRILFDDCRRRRVIVWDPITDGRCVLAYPQQFRDSGIVQIHSGAVLCAAGDQGHVHGACQSIPFKLVGLSAWHHNDVASIFASVYSSETGVWSDLVSTTLPRKGINLLSHSALVGNTLHWLVTTNSILEFDLVAQTLAVTKRPLGAPPRHDNVQITRSEDGGVGFAALSGSRYDPCLQMWDRKVDPDGAATWVLRKTVELQKILGLDSMIEKNKASILHYLDDAHAIFLRVYSSVYMVQLESMQSKELFKSIHNCIYRPFTSFWTEA
- the LOC127344272 gene encoding uncharacterized protein isoform X2, whose protein sequence is MSHRRRRPSSPPPLPAHPLEDNALLHDILLRLPPQPPYLLRASIVSKRWRRLATDPKFLRRFRAHHGKPPLLGDFSYEVGSFSFRSTLDPPYRIPPRRLSLRPDGSEGWACLDCRHGRILFDDCRRRRVIVWDPITDGRCVLAYPQQFRDSGIVQIHSGAVLCAAGDQGHVHGACQSIPFKLVGLSAWHHNDVASIFASVYSSETGVWSDLVSTTLPRKGINLLSHSALVGNTLHWLVTTNSILEFDLVAQTLAVTKRPLGAPPRHDNVQITRSEDGGVGFAALSGSRYDPCLQMWDRKVDPDGAATWVLRKTVELQKILGLDSMIEKNKASILHYLDDAHAIFLRVYSSVYMVQLESMQSKELFKSIHNCIYRPFTSFWTEGVFSSLKPNQLITQ